Proteins from a genomic interval of Desulfofustis limnaeus:
- a CDS encoding YajG family lipoprotein: MRSLVILFALFALFGCAPTLPLDATLTLTVAAQPGGGYPAGTAATLQGSDKRADSAVISYAIKDDPPVMLPSRHDPQIILTEKLAIGFREQGLVFEHQAPARLILEIEGLLATVTKPKLLYNTEAISVVALTVTKHGNSLTKRYKKESSRASATRPDLEDVEALLNEQLSRIVEQILADGEIRAIIVGGS; the protein is encoded by the coding sequence ATGAGATCATTGGTTATTCTTTTCGCCTTATTTGCTTTGTTCGGTTGTGCCCCGACCCTGCCGCTCGATGCCACGCTGACCCTTACCGTCGCCGCTCAACCCGGCGGCGGCTATCCGGCTGGAACGGCAGCGACCCTGCAGGGGAGCGATAAGCGGGCGGATAGCGCGGTGATCAGCTATGCAATCAAGGATGATCCTCCCGTTATGCTGCCGAGCCGCCATGATCCGCAGATTATCCTCACCGAAAAACTGGCGATCGGTTTTCGTGAGCAGGGGTTGGTTTTCGAGCACCAGGCCCCGGCGCGTTTGATCCTTGAGATCGAAGGGCTATTGGCGACAGTGACCAAACCGAAGCTGCTTTATAACACAGAAGCTATCAGCGTGGTTGCACTGACCGTTACCAAGCACGGAAACAGTCTGACTAAACGATATAAAAAGGAATCATCCCGGGCATCTGCAACCCGACCGGACTTGGAGGACGTGGAGGCCCTGCTCAACGAGCAGTTATCTCGTATTGTCGAACAGATTCTTGCCGACGGAGAAATCAGAGCGATTATCGTCGGTGGCAGCTGA
- a CDS encoding ATP-binding protein, whose amino-acid sequence MELQGGSASRMMRELVILLENIAIEKPLLLIIEDLHWADDQTLAALLQVITSVDHASLFIIATYRHLEQIESRFLETFTELLAKQKCTEIVLNHFTNKNIRSYLRASNCCNDNVESISEWLYRNTKGLPLFVTSLYKYAILQGWLHQEGQELERLFINGHARLVVPGTLRSLINSQINQLPGYLQMFLEIASVYGMMISTNYLKKHLFGKDYDPEHCAEILTKGFGFLKRVDDVSLHHGKLNADFAFAHPWYQKVAYERLSPKMRADIHEIAGSQLENMFQHNVDDIASVLALHYEKSGNLKKAIFYRKQAAQVALVNYTPDEAERQLNRGFKLIKMFKYEQLGHVEEIEMLMMFGSILVGRKGYAHSKVEKVYSRAHELCLKYEKNPHVLPALFDLCMYYINRREFETCKDLLNMLFELSQGDDYKHFIPREYTVKCMLCWYQGKYPDSLDFAKQSLEYSNHLSQRVNGDILSVDTRLTSVMYHSLALWIMGYPEQAQRQMNKAIEITKTHENPFMKAWGFCFAGWLESFLRNYSSAEDYGRFCLEETRKNDIQYWNIQASILREWAQIMSGKHSGSIDYITTYFDAHQEIGISLSESMLLFFLAEGLSQHGYIELALAQLDNVLGTVDRFGDMWWKAEILRLRADLLVKQSLINKIDVDIVYHEAEHQYHQAINLAKRQSAKSLELRAATSLFKLLDQVGKKEQGRILLGDVYHSFNEGFKTYDLLKAQKLIMDNA is encoded by the coding sequence ATGGAACTGCAGGGAGGGTCTGCCTCAAGAATGATGAGAGAGTTGGTGATTTTATTAGAAAATATTGCCATAGAAAAACCCTTGCTTCTCATTATTGAGGACTTGCACTGGGCTGATGATCAAACCTTAGCTGCTTTGTTACAGGTCATTACATCTGTCGATCATGCAAGCCTTTTTATAATAGCAACCTATCGTCATTTGGAACAGATCGAATCCCGTTTCTTGGAAACATTTACAGAACTTTTAGCAAAACAGAAATGTACGGAAATCGTACTTAACCATTTTACTAATAAAAATATTCGCAGCTATTTAAGAGCCTCCAATTGTTGCAATGACAATGTTGAAAGTATTTCTGAGTGGCTCTATCGAAATACAAAAGGCCTTCCTTTGTTTGTGACTAGTCTCTATAAATATGCAATTTTGCAAGGATGGCTCCATCAGGAAGGGCAAGAGCTTGAAAGACTTTTTATTAACGGACATGCTCGGTTAGTTGTGCCAGGTACACTGCGTTCTCTAATCAACAGTCAAATTAATCAACTACCCGGATATCTGCAGATGTTTCTTGAAATCGCAAGTGTGTATGGGATGATGATTAGTACAAATTATTTGAAGAAACATCTATTCGGTAAGGACTATGATCCAGAACATTGTGCCGAAATTCTTACAAAAGGATTTGGCTTTTTGAAACGAGTCGATGACGTTTCGCTGCATCACGGCAAGCTGAATGCTGATTTTGCTTTTGCTCACCCATGGTACCAGAAGGTGGCCTATGAACGACTATCACCGAAAATGAGAGCCGATATCCATGAGATTGCGGGTAGCCAATTAGAAAATATGTTTCAACATAATGTAGACGATATCGCGTCGGTGTTAGCGTTGCATTACGAAAAATCTGGTAACCTGAAGAAGGCGATATTCTACAGGAAACAGGCAGCACAAGTAGCTTTAGTCAATTACACTCCTGATGAAGCAGAGCGCCAACTAAATAGAGGTTTTAAACTCATAAAGATGTTTAAATATGAACAGCTAGGTCACGTTGAAGAGATCGAGATGCTCATGATGTTTGGCTCTATACTTGTTGGTCGAAAAGGATATGCGCATTCGAAGGTAGAGAAGGTGTATAGTCGTGCACATGAATTGTGTCTTAAATATGAAAAAAATCCTCATGTATTGCCTGCACTTTTCGATCTCTGCATGTATTACATTAACAGAAGAGAATTCGAGACCTGTAAAGACCTTTTAAACATGTTATTTGAACTATCACAAGGTGATGATTATAAACATTTTATTCCACGTGAATACACGGTAAAGTGTATGCTGTGTTGGTACCAAGGAAAGTATCCGGATAGCTTAGATTTTGCAAAACAAAGTTTGGAGTATTCTAATCATCTTTCTCAAAGAGTAAATGGTGATATTTTAAGTGTCGATACGCGTCTGACCAGCGTAATGTATCATTCCTTAGCTCTTTGGATAATGGGATATCCTGAACAAGCTCAGAGACAGATGAACAAGGCTATTGAAATTACCAAGACCCATGAGAACCCATTTATGAAGGCTTGGGGCTTCTGTTTTGCCGGTTGGTTGGAATCCTTTCTAAGGAACTATTCATCAGCAGAAGATTACGGCAGATTTTGTCTCGAAGAGACACGAAAAAACGATATTCAGTACTGGAATATTCAAGCATCCATATTAAGGGAATGGGCGCAGATTATGTCTGGCAAACACTCCGGAAGCATTGATTATATCACAACATATTTTGATGCACATCAAGAAATTGGTATAAGTCTGTCGGAGTCTATGCTTTTATTTTTTCTGGCCGAGGGCTTGTCTCAACATGGTTATATAGAGTTGGCTTTGGCGCAATTAGACAATGTACTCGGCACGGTAGATCGGTTTGGCGATATGTGGTGGAAAGCAGAAATTTTAAGGCTCAGGGCTGACCTTTTAGTCAAACAGTCTCTTATTAATAAGATCGATGTCGACATCGTCTATCATGAAGCAGAACATCAATATCATCAAGCAATAAATTTGGCAAAAAGGCAATCGGCAAAATCTTTAGAACTTCGTGCAGCAACCAGCCTCTTCAAGTTGTTAGATCAAGTAGGCAAAAAGGAGCAAGGGAGAATTCTTTTAGGTGATGTGTATCATAGTTTTAATGAGGGTTTCAAAACATACGATTTGTTGAAAGCGCAGAAGCTCATCATGGATAATGCATGA
- a CDS encoding ISL3 family transposase, which translates to MNGNDIIALGLGLEKPWEITGQSLNTECTPHELRITLAAPRGSSFPCPDCGAMCKAHDFKEMTWRHLNFFQHHCYITAAVPRVNCKDHGVKRITVPWARTGSKFTLLFEQAGLMLVREMPVLAAARIMEIPDKTLWRIVLHYVTAGLAQLDLSELKAVGLDETSAKKRHNYVTVFIDLDRRKEPVVFAVPGKGQDVIRQFKQFLTTQGGAAGNIKEVACDMSKPFLSGIKQSFPRAQVTVDWFHVVQTFTKAVNKVRVLEARKKQLPRTTRWAVLKNEESTGLSEQERQALAELNAMDFFTAIAWRVKERLRWVRKASTAQAAKWRLSNFLLCMAEANLTKSPLLRPVIAAIETVIRHRRAIESRWESGHSTARLEGLNSIFQAAKARARGYRNPQTFISMIYLLASPVGNLLKST; encoded by the coding sequence ATGAACGGTAACGATATCATAGCATTAGGTCTTGGTCTTGAGAAACCGTGGGAGATCACCGGCCAGTCTCTGAACACCGAGTGTACGCCCCATGAACTGCGCATCACGTTAGCAGCTCCCCGGGGCAGCAGCTTTCCCTGTCCCGACTGCGGAGCGATGTGCAAGGCCCATGACTTCAAGGAAATGACCTGGCGTCATCTCAACTTCTTTCAACACCATTGCTACATCACCGCCGCCGTTCCACGGGTCAACTGCAAAGACCACGGGGTAAAACGGATCACCGTCCCCTGGGCGCGCACGGGCAGCAAGTTCACCTTGCTCTTCGAACAAGCCGGCCTCATGCTGGTACGAGAGATGCCGGTATTGGCTGCGGCCCGGATCATGGAGATTCCCGATAAAACGTTGTGGCGCATCGTCCTTCATTACGTGACCGCCGGTCTTGCCCAGCTTGACCTGAGCGAACTCAAAGCCGTCGGCCTCGATGAAACTTCGGCAAAGAAACGGCATAACTACGTGACCGTTTTCATCGATCTGGACCGTAGGAAAGAGCCTGTCGTGTTTGCGGTACCCGGCAAAGGCCAGGATGTGATTCGCCAGTTCAAACAGTTTCTCACGACACAGGGCGGTGCTGCCGGCAACATCAAAGAAGTAGCCTGCGACATGTCGAAGCCCTTCTTGTCCGGTATCAAGCAAAGCTTTCCACGAGCCCAGGTCACGGTTGACTGGTTCCATGTGGTGCAGACTTTCACCAAGGCGGTCAACAAGGTCCGTGTCCTCGAGGCACGGAAGAAACAGCTACCCCGAACCACCCGCTGGGCGGTGCTGAAGAATGAAGAGTCAACCGGTCTCAGCGAGCAAGAACGGCAAGCCCTGGCAGAGCTCAACGCCATGGATTTCTTCACAGCTATTGCCTGGCGGGTCAAGGAGCGTCTCCGCTGGGTACGCAAAGCATCGACAGCGCAAGCGGCCAAATGGCGCCTGAGCAACTTTTTGTTGTGCATGGCGGAAGCCAACCTGACGAAATCACCACTGTTACGACCGGTCATCGCGGCTATCGAAACGGTGATCAGGCATCGCCGTGCCATTGAGTCTCGGTGGGAATCCGGCCATAGCACCGCTCGCCTGGAGGGTTTGAACAGCATTTTCCAGGCAGCCAAAGCACGGGCCAGAGGGTATCGGAATCCACAGACATTTATCAGCATGATTTACCTGCTTGCCTCACCGGTCGGTAATCTGCTCAAATCCACTTGA
- the tnpA gene encoding IS200/IS605 family transposase yields MTTYRHGSHTVFSIHLHVVWITKYRKKVLTESVALRVRDMIRETCQREGVDIIKGHVSKDHIHLFLSIPPQVTISRLVQKLKGKTSFKLMNEFPHLRKTFWGRHFWARGYFCCSSGNVTDEMIIEYIETQDASSDDNFKVEGDGEKSA; encoded by the coding sequence ATGACCACGTATCGCCATGGCTCGCATACCGTTTTCTCTATCCACCTGCACGTGGTGTGGATTACGAAGTACCGTAAGAAAGTGTTGACGGAAAGTGTGGCCCTTCGAGTACGAGACATGATCCGGGAGACATGTCAACGGGAAGGGGTGGACATCATCAAAGGCCATGTGTCCAAGGACCATATCCACCTGTTCCTGTCGATTCCTCCGCAGGTGACAATAAGTCGTTTGGTGCAGAAACTGAAAGGGAAGACATCGTTCAAGCTGATGAATGAGTTTCCCCACCTGCGCAAGACGTTCTGGGGTAGACACTTTTGGGCTCGCGGGTATTTCTGCTGCAGCAGCGGCAACGTTACCGACGAGATGATCATCGAGTATATCGAGACTCAAGATGCAAGCTCCGATGATAATTTCAAGGTTGAGGGTGATGGAGAGAAGTCGGCGTAG
- the tnpC gene encoding IS66 family transposase — protein MKPATETTLPDDPEELKRIIVHLQQEQDRLQQEQGRLQQERNRLEREQDRYEQEINLLHERIRLLYGKLFGKKSEKHPAREDSPQLPLFDMPEPAEIEPERETVEVPSHTRQKRGRKPLPVELPRVEVVHDIDEAEKTCGCGAQLDRIGEDVSEKLDLIPAIIRVIRHIRPKYACRQCEGLETEGGTVKIAPPPPQIIDKGIATAGLLAHILTAKFCDALPFYRQEKQFDRLGSDVGRATMCNWAMKAAEACQPVLTLLHREIRSGPLINMDETTVQVLDEPGRAATTKSYMWVCRGGPTGTPGIRYHYAPSRSSTVARELLDGYAGIVQTDGYSGYDYLDHDPAILHAGCLAHVRRKFDEARRGSGKPSGKTGSADVALSYIGKLYRIESEAKRKGLTSEELRTLRQERAKPIFDDFRTWLHKKATQVVPKSLLGVAVHYALSQWDRLVVYLEHGEMTPDNNQAENAIRPFVVGRKNWLCVSRRRFYERRLA, from the coding sequence ATGAAACCTGCCACCGAAACCACCTTGCCCGACGACCCGGAAGAACTGAAGCGGATTATCGTCCACCTGCAACAGGAGCAGGACCGCCTGCAACAAGAACAGGGCCGCCTGCAGCAGGAACGGAACCGCCTGGAACGGGAGCAGGACCGCTACGAGCAGGAAATCAACCTGCTCCACGAGCGCATCCGGCTGCTGTATGGCAAATTGTTCGGCAAGAAGAGCGAGAAGCACCCCGCTCGCGAGGACAGCCCGCAGCTGCCGCTGTTCGATATGCCGGAGCCGGCCGAGATCGAGCCGGAACGCGAAACAGTCGAAGTGCCGTCCCACACCCGGCAGAAGCGCGGCCGCAAGCCGCTGCCAGTGGAGCTGCCGCGCGTGGAAGTGGTTCATGATATCGACGAAGCGGAGAAGACCTGCGGCTGCGGCGCCCAACTCGATAGGATCGGCGAGGATGTCTCCGAGAAGCTCGATCTCATCCCGGCGATCATCCGGGTCATCAGACATATCCGGCCCAAGTACGCCTGCAGGCAGTGCGAAGGGCTGGAGACCGAGGGCGGCACGGTCAAGATCGCGCCGCCTCCGCCGCAGATCATTGACAAAGGCATCGCCACCGCCGGCCTGCTGGCCCATATCCTTACCGCCAAGTTCTGTGACGCGCTGCCGTTTTACCGGCAGGAGAAGCAGTTCGACCGGCTGGGCTCCGATGTGGGGCGGGCCACCATGTGCAACTGGGCGATGAAGGCAGCCGAGGCCTGTCAGCCGGTGCTGACGTTATTACACCGGGAGATCCGCTCGGGACCGTTGATCAATATGGACGAGACGACGGTGCAGGTGTTGGATGAACCGGGTCGCGCCGCGACGACGAAATCATATATGTGGGTCTGTCGTGGCGGTCCAACCGGAACACCGGGCATCCGCTACCATTACGCACCGAGCCGCTCTTCCACGGTGGCCCGGGAGTTGCTCGATGGTTATGCCGGGATCGTGCAGACCGACGGTTATAGTGGCTATGATTATCTCGACCACGATCCGGCGATCCTCCATGCCGGTTGCCTGGCCCATGTGCGGCGGAAGTTCGACGAGGCAAGACGAGGCAGCGGCAAACCATCCGGGAAAACGGGGAGCGCCGACGTGGCCCTGAGTTATATCGGCAAGCTCTATCGGATCGAATCCGAGGCCAAGCGAAAAGGGCTGACTTCCGAAGAGCTGCGGACGCTGCGCCAGGAGCGGGCTAAACCGATCTTCGATGACTTCCGTACCTGGCTGCACAAGAAAGCCACCCAGGTGGTGCCGAAGAGCCTGCTCGGTGTGGCGGTTCATTATGCACTGAGCCAGTGGGACCGGTTGGTGGTGTATCTGGAGCATGGTGAGATGACACCGGATAACAATCAGGCTGAAAATGCCATCCGGCCGTTCGTGGTGGGGAGGAAAAACTGGTTGTGTGTGTCACGAAGGAGGTTTTATGAAAGAAGATTAGCATAA
- the tnpB gene encoding IS66 family insertion sequence element accessory protein TnpB (TnpB, as the term is used for proteins encoded by IS66 family insertion elements, is considered an accessory protein, since TnpC, encoded by a neighboring gene, is a DDE family transposase.), translating into MNRTAGGTTVYLALGATDMRKSINGLSLLVEEQFELDLFTGNLFAFCNRRRDMVKILYWDTNGFCIWLKRLEQDQFRWPQSEQEVMEISPTALNWLLHGLDVRQAHRRLSYGSVA; encoded by the coding sequence ATGAACCGGACAGCTGGAGGAACAACCGTGTACCTGGCGCTGGGCGCGACGGACATGCGCAAATCAATCAACGGCCTGTCGCTGCTGGTGGAAGAACAGTTCGAGCTGGACCTCTTTACCGGCAACCTGTTTGCCTTCTGCAACCGCCGCCGGGACATGGTCAAGATCCTCTACTGGGACACTAACGGCTTCTGCATCTGGCTCAAGCGTTTGGAGCAGGATCAGTTCCGTTGGCCGCAGAGCGAGCAGGAGGTGATGGAGATCAGTCCGACAGCTCTGAACTGGTTGCTGCATGGCCTGGATGTCCGCCAGGCGCATCGCCGGCTGAGCTATGGATCGGTCGCCTGA
- the tnpA gene encoding IS66 family insertion sequence element accessory protein TnpA produces the protein MEQEAIKNRRTKQSFWQHHIDDWRQSGKSQRRYCLAHGLALATFGYWRRKIREGRTEKPHFYPLVLSGQSFRSKTTHMSHSGLRVVLGNNRFTIEIDDHFSPAVLRDLVTTLEQL, from the coding sequence ATGGAACAGGAAGCAATCAAGAATCGCAGGACAAAACAGTCGTTCTGGCAGCACCACATTGACGACTGGCGTCAATCAGGAAAAAGCCAACGGCGCTATTGCCTGGCACACGGACTAGCTCTGGCCACCTTTGGCTACTGGCGACGGAAAATAAGAGAGGGGCGTACCGAGAAGCCGCACTTCTATCCGCTGGTGCTCTCCGGCCAATCTTTCAGAAGCAAAACGACTCATATGAGCCATTCAGGTTTGCGCGTCGTGCTCGGCAACAACCGTTTCACCATCGAGATCGATGACCATTTCTCGCCGGCGGTTTTGCGGGACCTGGTCACCACCCTGGAACAGTTGTGA
- a CDS encoding winged helix-turn-helix domain-containing protein: MSADFYGATTRLLKMALFKVPFRFGDYSFVPETGELISADNRVILTKKDSEVLDCLLRHGNELVNKEVIYKSVWENTVVSETVLRACIKRLRKTLGDDHQFPTYIETMKGRGYRLLPSIERLPSVHKHCKSACNNDLLRAGIRVKDELPAIPSPVPFVGRKQALEVLEKNLTEVLNGKARTVFVSGKAGMGKTELIKRFVSSISGLDKVNVITGQGFKIAESRDAYSPIS, translated from the coding sequence ATGAGTGCAGATTTTTACGGCGCAACAACGCGTTTATTGAAAATGGCATTATTCAAGGTGCCCTTTAGATTTGGCGATTACTCCTTTGTTCCTGAAACAGGTGAACTTATTTCGGCTGACAATAGAGTTATATTGACCAAGAAAGATAGCGAAGTTCTTGATTGCTTACTGAGACACGGTAACGAATTGGTCAATAAAGAGGTTATCTATAAATCAGTTTGGGAGAATACGGTCGTCAGTGAAACGGTGCTAAGGGCGTGCATAAAAAGACTGCGTAAGACTCTCGGAGACGACCATCAGTTCCCCACCTACATAGAGACTATGAAAGGAAGAGGCTATCGCCTTTTGCCTTCCATTGAAAGACTTCCTTCCGTTCACAAACACTGTAAATCAGCGTGCAATAATGACCTCCTGAGAGCCGGAATCAGGGTTAAAGATGAATTGCCTGCGATACCTTCCCCAGTTCCGTTCGTTGGGAGAAAACAGGCATTAGAGGTTTTGGAAAAAAATCTGACGGAAGTCTTGAATGGTAAGGCCAGGACGGTCTTTGTGAGCGGAAAAGCGGGGATGGGCAAAACTGAACTCATTAAACGATTTGTATCCTCAATTTCGGGCCTAGATAAAGTCAACGTAATAACGGGGCAAGGCTTCAAAATAGCAGAATCCAGAGACGCTTACTCTCCAATTTCGTAA
- a CDS encoding IS5 family transposase: MTQFGLFDYHKRLSRIDKAGDPLIELNKVVDWEQFRVLINRALEKPRKSPAGAKGYDPILLFKILILQSLYNLSDEAMEYQILDRYSFSRFLGIREGSKVPDATTIFRFRDELAKAGVVELLFTQFDQFLREHGFRAQKGQIVDASIIRVPTQRNSREENEDIKAGTPITSWDEPKRRQKDTDARWTKKNGKAFFGYKNHVSIDVGHKFIRSYEVTDASVHDSQVFTELLDPENTSNDVWADSAYRSEESLQELAQQGFQEHLQLKGNRHRKLTDEERQANRTRSKIRSRVEHVFGVMAMRTGSTLMRGIGMVRIRAKIGLRNLAYNVSRFALLATA; this comes from the coding sequence ATGACACAATTCGGCCTCTTCGATTATCACAAGCGACTCTCCCGGATCGATAAAGCCGGTGATCCCCTGATCGAACTCAATAAGGTGGTTGATTGGGAACAGTTCCGTGTCCTCATCAACCGTGCACTTGAGAAACCGCGTAAATCTCCAGCCGGTGCCAAGGGCTACGACCCAATCCTGCTGTTCAAGATCCTGATTCTCCAGTCTTTGTACAATCTCTCCGACGAGGCCATGGAGTATCAGATCCTTGATCGCTATTCGTTTTCCCGGTTCCTTGGTATTCGTGAAGGTTCCAAGGTGCCCGATGCCACCACCATCTTCCGCTTCCGGGATGAACTGGCCAAAGCCGGCGTGGTGGAGCTGCTGTTTACCCAGTTCGATCAGTTCCTCCGTGAGCATGGCTTTCGTGCGCAAAAGGGCCAGATTGTCGATGCCTCCATTATCCGCGTTCCCACTCAGCGCAACAGCCGGGAAGAAAACGAAGATATCAAAGCCGGCACACCCATCACCTCATGGGACGAACCGAAACGCCGGCAAAAAGATACCGATGCCCGCTGGACCAAGAAGAACGGCAAAGCGTTCTTTGGCTACAAGAACCATGTCAGTATCGACGTCGGTCACAAGTTCATTCGCAGCTATGAGGTCACCGACGCCAGTGTCCATGACAGTCAAGTGTTTACCGAGCTGCTTGACCCGGAAAATACCAGTAATGACGTCTGGGCCGATTCTGCGTACCGTTCCGAAGAATCGTTGCAGGAGTTGGCACAACAAGGGTTTCAAGAACACCTGCAGCTCAAGGGCAACCGGCACCGAAAGCTGACCGACGAAGAGCGCCAGGCGAATCGGACCAGATCGAAGATCCGTAGCCGTGTCGAACATGTCTTCGGGGTGATGGCCATGCGTACCGGCAGTACACTGATGCGCGGGATTGGCATGGTCAGAATCAGGGCCAAGATCGGCTTGCGCAATTTGGCTTACAATGTGAGCCGTTTTGCACTGCTGGCCACCGCTTAA